A genomic stretch from Flavobacterium sp. KS-LB2 includes:
- a CDS encoding M1 family metallopeptidase — MKKIILFSFFSISFGSLLAQNTSYWQQKVDYKMEVSMDVKTYQYKGKQELVYTNNSPDTLRKVYYHLFNNAFQPGSEMDARIQSIKDPDGRMVTKVKVGDKEVKESRIKNLKPNEIGYLRISNFKQDGIVAAAKEIGTILEVTLAQPILPNSKTTFTLDFDGQVPIQIRRSGRNNAEGVELSMAQWYPKLAEFDFEGWHADPYIAREFHGVWGNFDVKITIDKNYVLGGTGYLQNKNEIGFGYQDQGVVVSVPKKTKTLTWHFNAPMVHDFTWAADKDYIHDVAKGPNGVDIHFLYKNNPKYIENWKNLQPKTVQLMEIYNKTVGEYPYKQYSVIQGGDGGMEYAMCTLILGQGTFDGLLGVTAHEMAHSWFQHVLASNESKHGWMDEGFTSFLEDFGLNEIADKKVENPFKGAYSGYFSMVNSGKELPQGTHADRFDENRVYSITSYSKGELFLTQLIYLIGKENLMKTLKKYYSDFKFKHPTPNDIKRSAERISGANLDWYLTDWTQTTNTIDYGIKEVAENAGQTKVVLERIGRMPMPIDLTVEYTDGTSESFYIPLRMMSFEKENPNPAVKRTVLSDWAWAYPTFEFNIAKPKASIKKITIDSSGLMADLKKENNTYEIK, encoded by the coding sequence ATGAAAAAAATAATTTTATTTTCCTTTTTCTCAATAAGTTTTGGAAGTCTTTTGGCTCAAAACACTTCGTATTGGCAACAAAAGGTCGATTATAAAATGGAGGTATCCATGGATGTAAAAACATACCAATACAAAGGAAAACAGGAATTGGTTTACACCAATAATTCTCCTGATACGTTGAGAAAAGTGTACTATCACTTATTCAATAATGCCTTTCAGCCGGGAAGCGAAATGGATGCTAGAATTCAAAGTATCAAAGATCCAGACGGCAGAATGGTCACTAAAGTAAAAGTGGGCGATAAAGAAGTCAAAGAAAGCCGAATTAAAAATTTGAAACCAAATGAAATTGGTTATTTGCGAATTTCTAATTTCAAACAGGATGGAATAGTAGCTGCTGCAAAAGAGATTGGGACTATTCTTGAAGTGACTTTGGCTCAACCTATTTTACCCAATTCAAAAACTACATTCACATTAGATTTTGATGGTCAGGTTCCCATTCAGATTCGTCGTTCTGGAAGAAATAATGCCGAAGGCGTAGAGTTGTCAATGGCACAATGGTATCCAAAACTAGCCGAATTTGACTTTGAAGGTTGGCACGCAGATCCTTACATTGCCAGAGAATTTCATGGTGTTTGGGGGAATTTTGATGTCAAAATCACGATTGATAAAAACTACGTTTTAGGTGGAACGGGTTATTTGCAAAATAAAAATGAAATTGGTTTTGGTTACCAAGATCAAGGTGTGGTTGTATCTGTACCCAAGAAAACGAAAACATTGACTTGGCATTTTAATGCACCAATGGTTCATGATTTTACTTGGGCTGCTGATAAGGATTATATTCACGATGTGGCGAAAGGGCCTAACGGAGTCGATATTCATTTCTTGTATAAAAACAATCCAAAATATATTGAAAATTGGAAAAACCTTCAGCCCAAAACAGTACAGTTGATGGAGATTTACAACAAAACGGTTGGGGAATATCCGTACAAACAATACTCTGTAATTCAAGGTGGCGATGGCGGAATGGAATATGCCATGTGTACATTGATTTTAGGGCAAGGTACTTTTGACGGCTTGCTTGGCGTAACTGCACACGAAATGGCGCACTCTTGGTTCCAACATGTTTTGGCTTCCAATGAATCCAAACACGGTTGGATGGACGAAGGGTTTACTTCGTTCCTTGAAGATTTTGGACTAAATGAAATTGCCGATAAAAAAGTAGAAAATCCATTTAAGGGAGCGTATTCAGGATATTTTTCAATGGTAAATTCAGGTAAAGAATTACCACAAGGTACGCATGCAGATCGTTTTGACGAAAATAGAGTATATAGCATTACATCGTATAGCAAAGGTGAACTTTTCCTAACTCAATTGATTTATCTAATAGGAAAAGAGAATTTGATGAAAACTTTGAAAAAGTATTACAGCGATTTTAAATTCAAACACCCTACGCCAAATGATATCAAAAGATCAGCTGAGCGAATTTCAGGTGCCAATTTAGATTGGTATTTGACAGATTGGACACAAACGACCAACACTATTGATTACGGCATCAAAGAAGTAGCAGAAAATGCAGGACAAACCAAGGTGGTTTTAGAAAGAATTGGAAGAATGCCAATGCCAATAGATTTGACTGTGGAATATACTGATGGAACATCGGAAAGTTTTTACATTCCGTTGCGCATGATGAGTTTCGAAAAAGAAAACCCTAATCCGGCAGTAAAAAGAACAGTACTTTCTGATTGGGCTTGGGCGTATCCAACGTTTGAATTCAACATTGCGAAACCCAAAGCTTCTATCAAGAAAATAACGATTGATTCAAGTGGATTAATGGCAGATTTGAAAAAGGAGAATAATACATACGAGATAAAATAA
- a CDS encoding endonuclease/exonuclease/phosphatase family protein — translation MRITHWIPILFLFFPIAKATAQQKKYVIHTVAFYNFENLFDTINDPDTFDEEWTPMGLQRWTFDKYEKKLGNLARVLSEIGSAENTDSPTFIGGCEIENRGVLEDLVKQPKLIEKDYGIIHFDSPDKRGIDVALLYQKKKFQPTSYSNIPLYIYKEGTFTQESSKASSEEKTDDELQISTKNYRVYTRDQLLVTGFLDGEEINIIVNHWPSRSGGEKKSSPFREAAGALNRKIIDSLQRINPNAKVITLGDLNDGPYNKSVKLGLGAKAKKAEVQPFGIYNPFEEMAKKGFGTIAFRDAWDVFDQIMVSETLLQSDFSSFRYWKAGIYNKSFLIQTSGQYKGYPLRHSNTEIGFSDHFPVYIYLIKEKK, via the coding sequence ATGAGAATTACGCACTGGATTCCTATTCTTTTTTTATTTTTTCCAATAGCAAAAGCTACTGCGCAACAGAAAAAATACGTCATTCATACGGTGGCATTTTACAATTTCGAAAACCTTTTTGATACCATAAATGATCCAGATACTTTTGATGAAGAATGGACGCCAATGGGTTTGCAACGTTGGACATTTGATAAATACGAAAAGAAACTGGGGAATTTAGCCCGCGTTTTATCTGAAATTGGTTCAGCTGAAAATACTGATTCGCCCACATTTATTGGCGGATGCGAGATTGAAAACCGAGGAGTTTTGGAAGATTTAGTCAAGCAACCCAAATTAATCGAGAAAGATTACGGAATCATTCATTTTGATTCGCCAGACAAAAGAGGAATCGATGTGGCGTTGTTGTACCAAAAAAAGAAATTCCAGCCCACGAGTTACAGTAATATTCCGTTGTACATTTATAAAGAAGGAACTTTCACGCAAGAAAGTTCCAAAGCCAGTTCCGAGGAAAAAACAGATGATGAATTGCAAATAAGCACCAAAAATTATCGGGTTTACACACGAGATCAGCTTTTAGTGACCGGATTTCTGGACGGAGAGGAAATTAATATCATAGTGAACCATTGGCCGTCCCGCTCTGGCGGTGAGAAAAAATCAAGTCCGTTTCGCGAAGCTGCTGGTGCTTTAAACCGAAAAATAATTGATTCCCTGCAACGCATAAATCCAAATGCAAAAGTGATTACGTTGGGTGATTTGAATGATGGTCCGTATAATAAAAGTGTCAAATTAGGGCTTGGTGCCAAAGCTAAAAAAGCAGAGGTTCAGCCATTTGGAATTTATAATCCATTCGAAGAAATGGCCAAAAAAGGATTTGGAACCATCGCATTTCGGGATGCTTGGGATGTTTTTGACCAAATAATGGTTTCAGAAACTTTACTGCAATCAGACTTTTCGAGTTTTAGATATTGGAAAGCCGGAATTTATAACAAGTCATTTTTGATACAAACCAGCGGGCAATACAAAGGCTATCCGTTGCGACATTCTAACACCGAAATTGGGTTTAGCGATCATTTCCCAGTGTATATTTATTTGATTAAGGAAAAAAAATAA
- a CDS encoding 3-hydroxyanthranilate 3,4-dioxygenase, whose protein sequence is MAIAKPFNLNKWINENRHLLKPPVGNRNLYRESGDYIVMIVAGPNARKDYHYNETEELFYQLEGTIKVIIQEDGVRKEMELRAGDMYLNPAKIPHSPVRSEGSIGLVIERKRAGKGYTDGLLWFCDTCNHKLHEVYFELQNIENDFLPHFEHFYNSEKLRTCEKCGSIMETDPRFVAKK, encoded by the coding sequence ATGGCAATTGCAAAACCTTTCAACCTCAATAAATGGATTAACGAAAACCGTCATCTCCTAAAACCACCCGTTGGTAATAGAAACTTGTACAGGGAATCCGGTGATTATATCGTAATGATTGTTGCGGGTCCAAACGCCCGAAAAGACTATCATTACAACGAAACCGAAGAGTTATTTTACCAACTTGAAGGCACCATCAAAGTGATTATTCAAGAAGATGGTGTGCGCAAAGAAATGGAATTGCGTGCCGGTGATATGTACCTTAATCCTGCTAAAATCCCGCATTCTCCGGTGCGTTCTGAAGGTTCTATTGGACTTGTCATTGAACGAAAAAGAGCTGGAAAAGGATATACGGATGGTTTATTATGGTTTTGCGATACCTGCAATCACAAGCTGCACGAGGTTTATTTTGAACTGCAGAATATAGAGAATGATTTCCTGCCTCACTTTGAGCATTTTTATAATTCAGAAAAGTTGAGAACCTGCGAAAAATGTGGCAGTATAATGGAAACAGATCCAAGATTTGTTGCCAAAAAATAA
- a CDS encoding L-threonine 3-dehydrogenase, with the protein MSTKILIIGACGQIGTELTQKLRQLYGTENVIASDIRKLNIDVVNSGPFEVINALDFNQIEHLVELHQITDVYLMAALLSATAEKNPAFAWDLNMNSLFHVLNLAKAGKIKKIFWPSSIAVFGPTTPKEKTPQYTIMEPSTVYGISKQAGERWCEYYHNIFGVDVRSIRYPGLISWSSPPGGGTTDYAVDIFHKALSDKTYECFLSSETKMPMMYMDDAIAATIQIMQAPVDKIKIHSSYNLAAMSFTPTEIAAEIQKHIPEFTITYEPDFRQKIADSWPASIDDAEARKDWGWKHKFDLESMTTDMLEHLK; encoded by the coding sequence ATGAGTACGAAAATATTGATTATTGGCGCTTGCGGCCAAATAGGAACGGAGCTTACCCAAAAATTACGACAACTATACGGAACAGAAAATGTAATTGCTTCGGATATCCGAAAGCTAAATATTGATGTGGTGAATTCCGGTCCATTTGAAGTCATCAATGCGTTGGATTTTAATCAAATTGAACATTTAGTAGAATTGCATCAAATCACCGATGTGTACTTAATGGCTGCTTTATTATCAGCTACAGCCGAGAAAAACCCTGCATTTGCTTGGGACTTGAATATGAATTCCTTATTTCATGTTTTGAATTTGGCGAAAGCTGGAAAAATAAAAAAAATATTCTGGCCTTCGAGTATTGCCGTTTTTGGACCCACAACTCCAAAAGAAAAAACGCCTCAATACACGATTATGGAGCCATCAACGGTGTACGGAATCAGCAAACAAGCTGGCGAAAGATGGTGCGAATACTACCATAACATCTTTGGTGTAGATGTAAGAAGCATCCGTTATCCAGGTTTAATCAGCTGGTCATCGCCTCCTGGTGGCGGAACTACGGATTATGCGGTGGATATTTTTCACAAAGCACTTTCAGATAAAACATACGAATGTTTTTTATCCTCGGAAACTAAAATGCCGATGATGTATATGGACGATGCGATTGCTGCGACCATCCAAATTATGCAAGCGCCAGTTGACAAAATAAAAATTCATTCGTCGTACAATCTAGCGGCCATGAGCTTTACACCAACGGAGATTGCTGCCGAAATCCAGAAACACATTCCAGAATTTACCATTACTTATGAGCCGGACTTCCGTCAAAAAATAGCCGACAGCTGGCCAGCAAGTATAGATGACGCTGAGGCCAGAAAAGACTGGGGATGGAAACACAAATTTGATTTGGAAAGCATGACTACCGATATGCTTGAGCATTTGAAATAG
- a CDS encoding S66 peptidase family protein has product MITPPSLQKGDTVAILATARKNIDDNLKPAIDLLHSWGLEVVIGSTIGLDNDQLAGTDEQRAADFQQQLDNPNIKAIWCVKGGYGTVRMIDLLDFTAFKKNPKWIVGFSDVTVLHNHLNTMGFKSIHGIMPITAPRATPQAIETMRIALFGEKLSYEIDPFLMNRPGKATGELVGGNLSILYSLFGSPSAIDCSDKILFIEDLDEYLYHIDRMMMNLKRNGCLESIKGIVVGSMTKMKDNDIPWGKNAIEIIEDVTRKYNIPVLYNFPAGHIQDNRALILGNNVTLNVNEKCSTLVFE; this is encoded by the coding sequence ATGATTACACCACCAAGTTTACAAAAAGGAGATACCGTAGCAATTTTGGCAACAGCCAGAAAAAATATAGATGACAACCTGAAACCCGCCATCGATTTGTTGCACAGTTGGGGACTGGAAGTAGTCATAGGCAGCACCATAGGTTTAGACAACGATCAATTAGCCGGAACTGACGAACAACGTGCCGCCGATTTTCAGCAGCAACTAGACAATCCAAATATAAAAGCAATCTGGTGTGTAAAAGGCGGATACGGAACTGTACGCATGATTGATTTATTGGATTTTACTGCCTTCAAAAAAAATCCGAAATGGATTGTTGGTTTTAGCGATGTGACCGTTTTACACAATCATTTAAATACAATGGGTTTCAAATCCATTCACGGAATCATGCCAATAACCGCTCCAAGAGCAACTCCGCAAGCGATAGAAACTATGCGAATTGCGTTATTTGGTGAAAAATTATCGTACGAAATAGACCCTTTCCTGATGAACAGACCAGGAAAAGCTACCGGAGAATTAGTAGGTGGAAATTTATCGATTCTATACAGTTTGTTTGGTTCTCCATCCGCAATTGACTGTTCTGATAAAATCTTGTTTATAGAAGATTTAGACGAATATTTATATCACATTGATCGCATGATGATGAATTTGAAACGAAATGGATGTCTGGAAAGTATCAAAGGAATTGTTGTGGGTTCTATGACAAAAATGAAGGACAACGATATTCCGTGGGGGAAAAATGCCATTGAAATTATCGAGGATGTCACTAGAAAATACAATATTCCTGTCTTGTATAATTTTCCTGCAGGTCATATCCAAGACAATAGAGCCTTGATTTTAGGGAATAATGTGACTCTAAATGTCAATGAAAAATGCAGTACGCTGGTTTTTGAATAA
- the mfd gene encoding transcription-repair coupling factor: MSKTALYNTYDNSPKTQQIVARLVENNQVKMHLTGLLGSAFSFVIRSIFKKSELPFLLVLNNKEEAAYYLNDLEQMIGEQDVLFYPGSFRRPYEIEDTDNANVLLRAEVLNRINSRKKPAVIVTYPEALFEKVVTRKELDKNTLKVAVGDKISIDFINEVLFEYEFKRVDFITEPGEFSVRGGIVDVFSFSNDNPYRIEFFGDEVESIRTFDVATQLSIETQKKITIIPNVENKVFQENRESFLDYISEKTVIFIQNTEDFLAQLDKQFGKAEEAFAKLSQEIKRSSPEQLFLNQTEFIKRALDFSIVELSSKAIFRTTKKFEFHIQPQPSFNKQFDLLLNNLNENHFNGYKNYLFCSNDAQAKRFHDIFETLDEANSENIRKQYHTVVLPLYQGFIDEENQITCYTDHQIFERYHKFSIKNGYSKKQNITLKELTTLSVGDYVTHIDHGIGRFGGLQKIQVEGKTQEAIKLVYADNDIVYVSIHSLHKISKYNGKDGTPPKIYKLGSNAWKILKQKTKARVKHIAFNLIQLYAKRRLEKGFQFAPDSYLQNELESSFIYEDTPDQTKSTAEVKADMESDRPMDRLVCGDVGFGKTEVAIRAAFKAVDNSKQVAILVPTTILAYQHFRTFTERLKDMPVSIGYLNRFRTAKQKAETLKLLAEGKLDIVIGTHQLVNKNVVFKDLGLLIVDEEQKFGVNVKDKLKTIAANVDTLTLTATPIPRTLQFSLMAARDLSVITTPPPNRYPIETNVVGFSEEMIRDAISYEIQRNGQVFFINNRIENIKEVAGMIQRLVPNARVGIGHGQMDGKKLEELMLAFMNGEFDVLVATTIIESGLDVPNANTIFINNANNFGLSDLHQMRGRVGRSNKKAFCYFICPPYSAMTDDARKRIQALEQFSELGSGFNIAMKDLEIRGAGDLLGGEQSGFINEIGFDTYQKIMNEAIDELKENEFKDLYPEESNIETKEYVKDLQIDTDFELLFSDEYINNVSERLSLYNELGAVKNEEELIIFQNKLIDRFGPMPPRAKALMNSIRIKWIATRLGIEKLVMKQGKMIGYFISDQQSDYYQSKRFNQVLQFVQKHPNLCKMKEKQTPAGLRLLLTFDNVKNTRTALEFMELLGGE; encoded by the coding sequence TTGAGTAAAACAGCCTTATACAATACCTACGATAATTCGCCAAAAACCCAGCAAATTGTTGCTCGTTTAGTAGAAAATAATCAAGTCAAAATGCACTTAACTGGTTTGTTGGGTTCTGCATTTTCATTCGTGATTCGCTCGATTTTCAAGAAATCCGAGCTTCCTTTTTTACTAGTTTTAAACAATAAAGAAGAAGCTGCCTATTATTTGAATGACTTGGAACAAATGATTGGTGAGCAAGACGTTCTGTTTTATCCGGGCTCTTTTCGCCGTCCTTATGAAATTGAAGATACGGATAATGCCAATGTTTTGCTTCGCGCCGAAGTATTAAACCGAATCAATTCCCGCAAGAAACCCGCTGTTATTGTCACCTATCCCGAAGCCTTATTCGAGAAAGTAGTGACCCGAAAAGAATTGGATAAAAACACGTTGAAAGTTGCTGTTGGCGACAAGATTTCTATCGATTTTATAAACGAAGTTTTGTTTGAATACGAGTTCAAAAGAGTCGATTTTATTACAGAACCAGGAGAGTTTTCGGTTCGTGGAGGAATTGTTGATGTGTTTTCATTTTCGAATGATAATCCGTACCGAATCGAGTTTTTTGGAGACGAAGTGGAGAGCATTCGAACCTTTGATGTAGCCACGCAATTGTCTATTGAAACACAAAAAAAGATTACGATAATCCCAAATGTGGAAAACAAAGTTTTTCAGGAAAACCGAGAAAGTTTCTTGGATTATATTTCGGAGAAAACCGTAATTTTTATTCAGAACACCGAAGATTTTTTAGCACAATTAGACAAACAATTTGGCAAAGCCGAAGAAGCTTTCGCAAAATTGTCGCAGGAAATAAAGCGGTCTTCGCCGGAACAATTGTTTTTGAATCAAACGGAATTTATAAAAAGAGCGTTGGATTTTTCGATTGTTGAATTGAGTTCGAAAGCTATTTTTAGAACCACCAAAAAATTTGAATTTCACATTCAGCCACAACCGTCGTTCAATAAACAGTTTGATTTGTTGCTGAATAATCTGAATGAAAATCATTTTAACGGATACAAAAATTACTTATTTTGCTCGAATGACGCCCAAGCGAAACGATTTCATGATATTTTTGAAACGTTGGACGAAGCGAATTCTGAGAATATCCGCAAGCAATATCACACCGTTGTTTTGCCTTTGTACCAAGGATTTATTGACGAAGAAAATCAAATAACCTGTTACACGGACCATCAAATTTTTGAACGCTACCATAAATTCAGCATCAAAAATGGCTATTCGAAAAAACAGAATATTACTCTAAAAGAACTCACGACTTTATCCGTTGGCGATTATGTAACTCACATCGATCACGGAATTGGGCGTTTTGGAGGGTTGCAAAAAATACAAGTCGAAGGCAAAACACAAGAAGCCATCAAGCTCGTTTATGCCGATAATGATATTGTGTATGTGAGTATTCATTCACTGCACAAAATTTCAAAATACAACGGAAAAGACGGAACACCACCCAAAATTTACAAATTGGGGTCGAATGCCTGGAAGATTTTAAAACAAAAAACTAAGGCTAGAGTCAAACATATTGCATTTAATCTGATTCAGTTGTATGCCAAAAGAAGACTCGAAAAAGGATTCCAGTTTGCGCCTGACAGTTATTTGCAAAATGAACTTGAAAGTTCCTTTATTTACGAAGATACACCGGACCAAACCAAATCAACGGCAGAAGTAAAAGCCGATATGGAAAGCGATCGTCCAATGGATCGCTTGGTTTGTGGTGATGTAGGTTTTGGTAAAACGGAAGTTGCCATTCGGGCTGCATTTAAAGCAGTTGACAATAGCAAACAAGTAGCAATTTTGGTTCCTACCACTATTTTAGCCTACCAACATTTTAGAACTTTTACAGAACGATTGAAAGATATGCCGGTTTCAATTGGCTATTTGAATCGTTTTAGAACAGCAAAACAGAAAGCAGAAACACTAAAATTATTAGCCGAAGGAAAACTGGATATTGTCATTGGAACGCACCAGTTGGTCAACAAAAATGTAGTTTTCAAAGACCTTGGATTGCTGATTGTAGATGAGGAGCAAAAATTTGGTGTCAATGTAAAAGATAAACTCAAGACGATTGCTGCTAACGTGGATACATTGACACTAACAGCAACGCCAATCCCAAGAACTTTACAGTTTTCACTGATGGCAGCGCGCGATTTATCAGTAATTACGACGCCTCCGCCAAACAGATATCCTATTGAAACAAATGTAGTAGGTTTTAGTGAAGAGATGATTCGGGACGCGATTTCGTATGAGATTCAGCGAAACGGACAGGTTTTCTTCATCAATAACCGAATCGAAAATATCAAAGAAGTGGCCGGAATGATTCAGCGTTTGGTCCCAAATGCCAGAGTCGGAATTGGTCACGGCCAAATGGATGGTAAGAAACTAGAGGAATTAATGCTCGCTTTCATGAACGGAGAATTTGATGTTTTGGTGGCAACCACCATTATCGAAAGCGGATTAGACGTTCCCAATGCGAATACGATTTTTATCAATAATGCGAATAATTTTGGATTGTCTGATTTGCATCAAATGCGCGGTCGAGTAGGAAGAAGCAACAAGAAAGCGTTTTGTTATTTTATTTGTCCGCCGTATTCAGCCATGACCGATGATGCCAGAAAACGTATTCAAGCTTTGGAACAATTTAGTGAATTGGGAAGCGGATTTAATATTGCGATGAAAGATTTGGAGATTCGTGGTGCCGGAGATTTATTGGGTGGCGAGCAAAGTGGTTTTATCAATGAGATTGGTTTTGATACGTACCAAAAAATCATGAATGAAGCCATTGATGAATTGAAAGAAAATGAATTTAAGGATCTGTATCCCGAAGAAAGTAATATCGAAACGAAAGAATACGTCAAAGATTTGCAAATTGACACTGATTTTGAGTTGTTGTTTTCAGATGAATACATCAATAATGTTTCGGAGCGATTGAGTTTGTACAATGAATTAGGCGCTGTAAAGAATGAAGAAGAATTAATCATTTTCCAAAACAAATTGATTGACCGTTTTGGTCCAATGCCGCCTCGTGCCAAAGCGTTAATGAATAGTATCCGAATCAAATGGATTGCAACCCGTCTTGGAATCGAGAAATTAGTCATGAAACAAGGCAAGATGATTGGGTATTTCATTTCGGATCAACAATCAGATTATTACCAATCCAAACGCTTCAATCAAGTGTTGCAATTTGTACAAAAACATCCTAATTTATGTAAAATGAAAGAAAAGCAAACGCCGGCTGGATTGCGTCTTTTGTTGACTTTTGATAATGTAAAAAATACCAGAACAGCGCTAGAGTTTATGGAGTTGTTGGGAGGGGAATGA
- a CDS encoding YraN family protein codes for MAEHNELGKLGEEMAVEFLRKDGYSILETNWTFQKAEIDILAQKGNTLAVIEVKTRSSLEFGLPQDFVKPKKIQLLVKAVDAFVNERNLDIEVRFDIIAIHREGKSFVIEHLIDAFYHF; via the coding sequence ATGGCGGAACATAACGAACTCGGAAAATTAGGAGAAGAAATGGCCGTCGAATTTCTAAGGAAAGACGGATATTCTATTTTGGAAACCAACTGGACGTTCCAAAAAGCCGAAATAGATATTCTTGCCCAAAAAGGAAATACACTCGCAGTTATTGAAGTCAAAACCCGTTCTTCATTAGAATTTGGCTTACCACAAGATTTTGTAAAACCCAAAAAAATCCAGCTTCTTGTAAAGGCCGTTGATGCATTTGTCAACGAAAGAAATTTAGACATTGAAGTCCGTTTTGACATAATTGCCATCCATAGAGAAGGTAAATCTTTTGTAATTGAGCACCTTATCGATGCTTTTTATCACTTTTAA
- a CDS encoding aspartate kinase, producing MKTVSSIVENYIKTKPFLLNALSLGIINLTSLSRNIMTELESEFGKEVKQGAVVMALKRLTEELDFRLNHKINKVIKNIGEITVRSALTDYTFAASETVLNKQADLITDINSLPDIFYTSSRGVNETNIVVSNSINHLVDKHFANEKLIQKLDNLASITVKLPKENIVVPGIYYFIFQRLAWEGIIINEVISTSNEFTILVSEEQVDVAFKVIKDLKN from the coding sequence ATGAAAACTGTTTCTTCTATTGTAGAAAATTACATCAAAACAAAGCCTTTTTTATTGAATGCATTATCGCTTGGAATTATCAATTTAACGTCATTATCCAGAAATATAATGACTGAATTAGAAAGTGAATTTGGCAAAGAAGTAAAACAAGGAGCTGTTGTAATGGCTTTAAAAAGATTAACAGAAGAGTTAGACTTCAGGTTAAATCATAAGATTAACAAAGTCATCAAAAACATAGGGGAAATTACTGTTCGTTCCGCTTTGACGGATTATACTTTTGCAGCCTCGGAAACCGTTTTAAACAAACAAGCGGACTTAATTACAGATATTAATTCGCTACCAGATATTTTTTATACTTCATCTAGAGGCGTAAATGAAACTAATATTGTGGTAAGCAATAGCATCAATCACCTAGTTGACAAGCATTTTGCTAATGAGAAATTGATTCAAAAACTAGACAATCTGGCTTCGATTACGGTAAAATTACCCAAAGAAAATATTGTTGTTCCTGGAATTTACTATTTCATTTTTCAACGTTTGGCTTGGGAAGGAATCATCATCAATGAAGTAATTTCGACTTCTAATGAATTCACCATATTAGTGAGCGAAGAACAAGTTGATGTTGCTTTTAAAGTAATTAAGGATTTGAAGAATTAA